The Acidobacteriota bacterium sequence CAGCCCCACCGCGCTCCGCGAGCCGCCGCCCGGCGGATCGCATCGGCGCAGGCGGGACCGGGGCGCGTGTCGGCGTGGAGGAACCAGAGGACGTCCCCGCGGGCCGCCCGCGCCCCCGCATTCATCTGTCGCGCCCGTCCCCGCTCCGCGCAGAGCACCCGAACGCCTGGAGACCGGCTCGCCAGCTCCACAGTCCGGTCGGAGCTTCCCCCGTCGGCGACGACGACGTCCAGCGGGCCGGCGTTGCCTCGCAGGGCGTCGAGGCAGCCGGCGATCTCCTCTTCCTCGTCCAGCGTCGGGATCACGACCCCGATCGTGAGCTGGCGCGTGCCGTCCATCATCGTCCGTTGAGCGACCAGTCGTAGTCGAGGTACGCGACGGCAAGCTGCCCGCGATGGAGCCGGACGAACGCGCGGTCTTCCGGCTCGAGGAACGGTAAGACGAAGTCGACCACGCTGCCGCCGCTCTTCTGGAAATCCTCCGCGAACCACTTGAAGATCGACGAGAGGTAGAGCGTCGGCCGCTTCCCGCCGAACCAGCCCCGCTCCACGGCCGTCCGGGCACCCTTCCGCTCGTCCGCGAGGAACGAGCGGGCCGCCCGGTCGAGCTGCTCGTCGAGCCGTTCGGCCGAGTAGGCCTCGGGGGCCAGGTCGGGGCAGGAGCGGGAGGCGCAGACGATGGCGAAGTGAATCCGCGGATCGCCGAACCGCTTGCGCAGGATTTGGTGCTCGATCTCGTCGAGGGAATAGAGCGTCCCGCCGACGTCCCAGCGCCGCGCGAGCCAGCGGTCTTTGCGCGCGATCTCCTTGATGCTGGCGATCCCGGGGTAGCGTTCGAGGATCAGCTTGGTGGTGAAAGCGTTGTACGCGTTGATCCACAGCGCTTTTCGAGCGTCGACCGATCCCGTCTCGGGGTCGGCTTCCGCCAGGGCGGCGAGGTACTCGTCGAGTTCGCGCTCGTAGCGCTTGAGACAGGCATAGTCGACTTCGCCGCCGGCGACGAACGCCCGCAACAG is a genomic window containing:
- a CDS encoding DUF547 domain-containing protein yields the protein MAAMRRSAKVALVLALLATGGAAAAPGDRCAVPPEPIGTGLHAGWDRLLRAFVAGGEVDYACLKRYERELDEYLAALAEADPETGSVDARKALWINAYNAFTTKLILERYPGIASIKEIARKDRWLARRWDVGGTLYSLDEIEHQILRKRFGDPRIHFAIVCASRSCPDLAPEAYSAERLDEQLDRAARSFLADERKGARTAVERGWFGGKRPTLYLSSIFKWFAEDFQKSGGSVVDFVLPFLEPEDRAFVRLHRGQLAVAYLDYDWSLNGR